From Sardina pilchardus chromosome 9, fSarPil1.1, whole genome shotgun sequence, a single genomic window includes:
- the LOC134092557 gene encoding arf-GAP with GTPase, ANK repeat and PH domain-containing protein 1-like isoform X2 — protein MNNPMKLAQSTAIRVEVKRHENLKNSFAKLFKQLDRIQDKQLRSGLTVYLHSVQAACANSQEWILSRAIQELRLGVLGSLQSGKSALVHRYMSGSYLPLESPEGGRFKKEVLVDGQSHLLLIREEPGLPDAQFCSWVDGVILVFSLENESSFQEVYNNYSQLCSHRNVAEVPFIVVGTQDKISSSNPRVIEDARARQLCSDVRRCSYFETCATYGLNVNRVFTEAAQKIVAVKRQAALFASCKSLPNSPSHSGGSTPVSGAFPGQASNGGQSSDYSSSLPSTPVISHKEIGASGAEKLGSATPGTLRSGPRRRTARFPGRHGSDERRSVDSKCDFGSGRAIPIKQSVLLKRSGSSINKEWKKKYVTLSSDGVLSYHSSVNEYMQNVHGKEMDLLRVTVKIPGKRPPRAVSSGGPPAGQNGLVKDTPGSEGSGAAPTYPSGLLTVDEGGLTLGNRGVQRNPSTLSNSSVEGVSSPTSGKEPGPSSPMIDRKKTRRKKSMNQKGEAASGQAEDEDNFDFMVVSSTGQTWHFEAPSLEERDAWVQAIESQILASLQSCESSRNKTRRNSQSEAVAIQAIRNAKGNSFCVDCDAPNPTWASLNLGALICIECSGIHRNLGTHLSRVRSLDLDDWPHELTLVLSAIGNHLANSIWEACTQGRHKPTPDATREERESWIRAKYELRMFVAPLTGVAEGLDGSLSARLLRAVTDRDLPRLLLLLAHSSKEEINAPSAVVMHHSNGSTQQSRTALHAACQLADVVMTQLLVWYGSDVRCRDPQGQTALWLARRAGSQECADILLQYGCPNESSGTPCTTPTGASLGSPCSSSGAPLPGGSGMGGGAGGAGAGAGATPTLSSKTSAAAAAASLSRSSSRRAVS, from the exons CAGCGTGTGCCAACAGTCAGGAATGGATTTTGAGCCGTGCCATCCAAGAGCTCCGTCTG gggGTTCTGGGTAGTCTGCAAAGTGGGAAGTCAGCGTTGGTGCACCGCTACATGTCTGGCAGCTACCTGCCTCTGGAGAGCCCCGAGG ggggccGTTTTAAGAAGGAAGTGCTGGTGGACGGACAGAGTCACCTGCTGCTCATTAGAGAGGAACCAGGCCTGCCAGATGCTCAA TTCTGTAGCTGGGTAGATGGCGTGATCCTGGTCTTCAGCTTGGAGAACGAGTCCAGCTTCCAGGAGGTCTACAACAACTACAGCCAGCTGTGCAGTCACCGAAATGTAGCAGAGGTCCCCTTCATAGTAGTGGGCACTCAAG ATAAGATCAGCAGCTCCAACCCGCGGGTCATAGAGGACGCCAGGGCCCGGCAGCTCTGCTCCGACGTCAGGCGCTGCTCCTACTTCGAGACGTGCGCCACCTACGGGCTCAACGTCAACCGCGTCTTCACGGAAG CTGCTCAGAAGATTGTGGCAGTGAAAAGGCAGGCCGCTCTGTTTGCGTCCTGCAAATCTCTGCCCAACTCCCCAAGTCACTCCGGCGGATCTACCCCAGTGTCAGGAGCCTTCCCTGGGCAG gCAAGTAATGGGGGCCAGAGCAGTGACTACTCCTCGTCTCTGCCGTCTACTCCGGTCATCAGTCACAAGGAGATTGGCGCGTCGGGGGCAGAAAAGTTGGGCAGCGCCACCCCAGGCACCCTCAGGAGTGGTCCACGCCGCCGCACAGCCAGATTCCCA GGTCGCCATGGAAGCGATGAGAGAAGGAGTGTTGATAGTAAATGTGATTTTGGCAGTGGAAGGGCAATCCCCATcaaacag AGTGTTCTCCTGAAGCGCAGCGGAAGCTCCATCAACAAGGAATGGAAGAAGAAGTACGTCACCCTGTCCAGTGATGGGGTGCTGTCCTACCACTCCAGTGTCAAT GAGTACATGCAGAACGTCCACGGGAAGGAGATGGACCTGCTGCGGGTGACGGTGAAGATTCCAGGGAAGCGTCCGCCTCGAGCCGTCTCGTCGGGGGGTCCCCCTGCTGGACAGAACGGCCTGGTCAAGGACACCCCAGGATCGGAGGGATCAggagcag CGCCTACATATCCCAGTGGCCTCCTGACCGTGGATGAGGGCGGGCTGACCCTGGGAAACAGGGGGGTGCAGCGCAACCCCTCCACACTCTCCA ACTCTTCCGTAGAGGGCGTGTCCAGCCCCACCTCTGGCAAAGAGCCTGGCCCCTCCTCCCCAATGATTGACAGGAagaagacgaggaggaagaagagcatGAACCAGAAAGGGGAAGCAGCGTCCGGCCAAGCTGAAG ACGAGGACAACTTTGACTTCATGGTGGTGTCCAGCACGGGGCAGACGTGGCACTTCGAGGCCCCCAGTCTGGAGGAGCGCGACGCCTGGGTCCAGGCCATCGAGAGCCAGATCCTGGCCAGCCTGCAGTCGTGCGAGAGCAGCAGGAACAAG ACTCGGAGAAACAGCCAGAGTGAGGCGGTGGCGATTCAGGCCATCCGCAATGCCAAAGGCAACAGCTTCTGTGTTGACTGTGACGCACcca ACCCCACGTGGGCGAGCCTGAACCTGGGCGCCCTCATCTGCATCGAGTGCTCGGGCATCCACCGTAACCTGGGCACCCACCTGTCGCGCGTGCGCTCCCTGGACCTGGACGACTGGCCCCACGAGCTCACGCTGGTGCTCAGCGCCATCGGCAACCACCTGGCCAACAGCATCTGGGAGGCGTGCACGCAGGGCCGCCACAAGCCCACGCCGGACGCCACGCG AGAGGAGCGTGAGTCGTGGATACGGGCCAAATATGAGCTGCGTATGTTCGTGGCGCCACTGACCGGTGTCGCCGAGGGATTGGACGGCTCGTTGTCGGCCCGCCTCCTGCGGGCGGTGACGGACAGGGACCTGCCTCGCCTACTCCTGCTGCTCGCCCACAGCTCCAAGGAGGAGATCAACGCACCGAGCGCCGTGGTGATGCACCATAGCAACGGCAGCACCCAGCAGTCCCGCACCGCCCTCCACGCCGCGTGTCAGCTGGCCGACGTCGTCATGACGCAGCTACTCGTTTGG TATGGCAGTGACGTGAGGTGCCGTGATCCTCAGGGTCAGACGGCCCTGTGGTTGGCGCGTCGCGCCGGCAGCCAGGAGTGCGCGGACATCCTGCTGCAGTACGGCTGCCCCAACGAGAGCAGCGGCACGCCCTGCACCACCCCCACCGGCGCCTCCCTGGgctccccctgctcctcctctggcgCTCCCCTCCCCGGCGGCAGCGGCATGGGTGGAGGTGCGGGtggtgccggtgccggtgctggtgccacccccaccctctcgaGCAAAAccagcgccgccgccgctgccgccagCCTGAGTAGGAGCAGCTCCCGAAGGGCCGTGTCCTAA
- the LOC134092557 gene encoding arf-GAP with GTPase, ANK repeat and PH domain-containing protein 1-like isoform X1 — protein sequence MNNPMKLAQSTAIRVEVKRHENLKNSFAKLFKQLDRIQDKQLRSGLTVYLHSVQAACANSQEWILSRAIQELRLGVLGSLQSGKSALVHRYMSGSYLPLESPEGGRFKKEVLVDGQSHLLLIREEPGLPDAQFCSWVDGVILVFSLENESSFQEVYNNYSQLCSHRNVAEVPFIVVGTQDKISSSNPRVIEDARARQLCSDVRRCSYFETCATYGLNVNRVFTEAAQKIVAVKRQAALFASCKSLPNSPSHSGGSTPVSGAFPGQASNGGQSSDYSSSLPSTPVISHKEIGASGAEKLGSATPGTLRSGPRRRTARFPGRHGSDERRSVDSKCDFGSGRAIPIKQSVLLKRSGSSINKEWKKKYVTLSSDGVLSYHSSVNEYMQNVHGKEMDLLRVTVKIPGKRPPRAVSSGGPPAGQNGLVKDTPGSEGSGAAPTYPSGLLTVDEGGLTLGNRGVQRNPSTLSSKAQSMDSSVEGVSSPTSGKEPGPSSPMIDRKKTRRKKSMNQKGEAASGQAEDEDNFDFMVVSSTGQTWHFEAPSLEERDAWVQAIESQILASLQSCESSRNKTRRNSQSEAVAIQAIRNAKGNSFCVDCDAPNPTWASLNLGALICIECSGIHRNLGTHLSRVRSLDLDDWPHELTLVLSAIGNHLANSIWEACTQGRHKPTPDATREERESWIRAKYELRMFVAPLTGVAEGLDGSLSARLLRAVTDRDLPRLLLLLAHSSKEEINAPSAVVMHHSNGSTQQSRTALHAACQLADVVMTQLLVWYGSDVRCRDPQGQTALWLARRAGSQECADILLQYGCPNESSGTPCTTPTGASLGSPCSSSGAPLPGGSGMGGGAGGAGAGAGATPTLSSKTSAAAAAASLSRSSSRRAVS from the exons CAGCGTGTGCCAACAGTCAGGAATGGATTTTGAGCCGTGCCATCCAAGAGCTCCGTCTG gggGTTCTGGGTAGTCTGCAAAGTGGGAAGTCAGCGTTGGTGCACCGCTACATGTCTGGCAGCTACCTGCCTCTGGAGAGCCCCGAGG ggggccGTTTTAAGAAGGAAGTGCTGGTGGACGGACAGAGTCACCTGCTGCTCATTAGAGAGGAACCAGGCCTGCCAGATGCTCAA TTCTGTAGCTGGGTAGATGGCGTGATCCTGGTCTTCAGCTTGGAGAACGAGTCCAGCTTCCAGGAGGTCTACAACAACTACAGCCAGCTGTGCAGTCACCGAAATGTAGCAGAGGTCCCCTTCATAGTAGTGGGCACTCAAG ATAAGATCAGCAGCTCCAACCCGCGGGTCATAGAGGACGCCAGGGCCCGGCAGCTCTGCTCCGACGTCAGGCGCTGCTCCTACTTCGAGACGTGCGCCACCTACGGGCTCAACGTCAACCGCGTCTTCACGGAAG CTGCTCAGAAGATTGTGGCAGTGAAAAGGCAGGCCGCTCTGTTTGCGTCCTGCAAATCTCTGCCCAACTCCCCAAGTCACTCCGGCGGATCTACCCCAGTGTCAGGAGCCTTCCCTGGGCAG gCAAGTAATGGGGGCCAGAGCAGTGACTACTCCTCGTCTCTGCCGTCTACTCCGGTCATCAGTCACAAGGAGATTGGCGCGTCGGGGGCAGAAAAGTTGGGCAGCGCCACCCCAGGCACCCTCAGGAGTGGTCCACGCCGCCGCACAGCCAGATTCCCA GGTCGCCATGGAAGCGATGAGAGAAGGAGTGTTGATAGTAAATGTGATTTTGGCAGTGGAAGGGCAATCCCCATcaaacag AGTGTTCTCCTGAAGCGCAGCGGAAGCTCCATCAACAAGGAATGGAAGAAGAAGTACGTCACCCTGTCCAGTGATGGGGTGCTGTCCTACCACTCCAGTGTCAAT GAGTACATGCAGAACGTCCACGGGAAGGAGATGGACCTGCTGCGGGTGACGGTGAAGATTCCAGGGAAGCGTCCGCCTCGAGCCGTCTCGTCGGGGGGTCCCCCTGCTGGACAGAACGGCCTGGTCAAGGACACCCCAGGATCGGAGGGATCAggagcag CGCCTACATATCCCAGTGGCCTCCTGACCGTGGATGAGGGCGGGCTGACCCTGGGAAACAGGGGGGTGCAGCGCAACCCCTCCACACTCTCCAGTAAGGCTCAGAGTATGG ACTCTTCCGTAGAGGGCGTGTCCAGCCCCACCTCTGGCAAAGAGCCTGGCCCCTCCTCCCCAATGATTGACAGGAagaagacgaggaggaagaagagcatGAACCAGAAAGGGGAAGCAGCGTCCGGCCAAGCTGAAG ACGAGGACAACTTTGACTTCATGGTGGTGTCCAGCACGGGGCAGACGTGGCACTTCGAGGCCCCCAGTCTGGAGGAGCGCGACGCCTGGGTCCAGGCCATCGAGAGCCAGATCCTGGCCAGCCTGCAGTCGTGCGAGAGCAGCAGGAACAAG ACTCGGAGAAACAGCCAGAGTGAGGCGGTGGCGATTCAGGCCATCCGCAATGCCAAAGGCAACAGCTTCTGTGTTGACTGTGACGCACcca ACCCCACGTGGGCGAGCCTGAACCTGGGCGCCCTCATCTGCATCGAGTGCTCGGGCATCCACCGTAACCTGGGCACCCACCTGTCGCGCGTGCGCTCCCTGGACCTGGACGACTGGCCCCACGAGCTCACGCTGGTGCTCAGCGCCATCGGCAACCACCTGGCCAACAGCATCTGGGAGGCGTGCACGCAGGGCCGCCACAAGCCCACGCCGGACGCCACGCG AGAGGAGCGTGAGTCGTGGATACGGGCCAAATATGAGCTGCGTATGTTCGTGGCGCCACTGACCGGTGTCGCCGAGGGATTGGACGGCTCGTTGTCGGCCCGCCTCCTGCGGGCGGTGACGGACAGGGACCTGCCTCGCCTACTCCTGCTGCTCGCCCACAGCTCCAAGGAGGAGATCAACGCACCGAGCGCCGTGGTGATGCACCATAGCAACGGCAGCACCCAGCAGTCCCGCACCGCCCTCCACGCCGCGTGTCAGCTGGCCGACGTCGTCATGACGCAGCTACTCGTTTGG TATGGCAGTGACGTGAGGTGCCGTGATCCTCAGGGTCAGACGGCCCTGTGGTTGGCGCGTCGCGCCGGCAGCCAGGAGTGCGCGGACATCCTGCTGCAGTACGGCTGCCCCAACGAGAGCAGCGGCACGCCCTGCACCACCCCCACCGGCGCCTCCCTGGgctccccctgctcctcctctggcgCTCCCCTCCCCGGCGGCAGCGGCATGGGTGGAGGTGCGGGtggtgccggtgccggtgctggtgccacccccaccctctcgaGCAAAAccagcgccgccgccgctgccgccagCCTGAGTAGGAGCAGCTCCCGAAGGGCCGTGTCCTAA
- the LOC134092557 gene encoding arf-GAP with GTPase, ANK repeat and PH domain-containing protein 2-like isoform X3 — MLKFISGIFTKSTPAPPTAATLPPTPTPLYSSVQRGSSEEDAACANSQEWILSRAIQELRLGVLGSLQSGKSALVHRYMSGSYLPLESPEGGRFKKEVLVDGQSHLLLIREEPGLPDAQFCSWVDGVILVFSLENESSFQEVYNNYSQLCSHRNVAEVPFIVVGTQDKISSSNPRVIEDARARQLCSDVRRCSYFETCATYGLNVNRVFTEAAQKIVAVKRQAALFASCKSLPNSPSHSGGSTPVSGAFPGQASNGGQSSDYSSSLPSTPVISHKEIGASGAEKLGSATPGTLRSGPRRRTARFPGRHGSDERRSVDSKCDFGSGRAIPIKQSVLLKRSGSSINKEWKKKYVTLSSDGVLSYHSSVNEYMQNVHGKEMDLLRVTVKIPGKRPPRAVSSGGPPAGQNGLVKDTPGSEGSGAAPTYPSGLLTVDEGGLTLGNRGVQRNPSTLSSKAQSMDSSVEGVSSPTSGKEPGPSSPMIDRKKTRRKKSMNQKGEAASGQAEDEDNFDFMVVSSTGQTWHFEAPSLEERDAWVQAIESQILASLQSCESSRNKTRRNSQSEAVAIQAIRNAKGNSFCVDCDAPNPTWASLNLGALICIECSGIHRNLGTHLSRVRSLDLDDWPHELTLVLSAIGNHLANSIWEACTQGRHKPTPDATREERESWIRAKYELRMFVAPLTGVAEGLDGSLSARLLRAVTDRDLPRLLLLLAHSSKEEINAPSAVVMHHSNGSTQQSRTALHAACQLADVVMTQLLVWYGSDVRCRDPQGQTALWLARRAGSQECADILLQYGCPNESSGTPCTTPTGASLGSPCSSSGAPLPGGSGMGGGAGGAGAGAGATPTLSSKTSAAAAAASLSRSSSRRAVS, encoded by the exons CAGCGTGTGCCAACAGTCAGGAATGGATTTTGAGCCGTGCCATCCAAGAGCTCCGTCTG gggGTTCTGGGTAGTCTGCAAAGTGGGAAGTCAGCGTTGGTGCACCGCTACATGTCTGGCAGCTACCTGCCTCTGGAGAGCCCCGAGG ggggccGTTTTAAGAAGGAAGTGCTGGTGGACGGACAGAGTCACCTGCTGCTCATTAGAGAGGAACCAGGCCTGCCAGATGCTCAA TTCTGTAGCTGGGTAGATGGCGTGATCCTGGTCTTCAGCTTGGAGAACGAGTCCAGCTTCCAGGAGGTCTACAACAACTACAGCCAGCTGTGCAGTCACCGAAATGTAGCAGAGGTCCCCTTCATAGTAGTGGGCACTCAAG ATAAGATCAGCAGCTCCAACCCGCGGGTCATAGAGGACGCCAGGGCCCGGCAGCTCTGCTCCGACGTCAGGCGCTGCTCCTACTTCGAGACGTGCGCCACCTACGGGCTCAACGTCAACCGCGTCTTCACGGAAG CTGCTCAGAAGATTGTGGCAGTGAAAAGGCAGGCCGCTCTGTTTGCGTCCTGCAAATCTCTGCCCAACTCCCCAAGTCACTCCGGCGGATCTACCCCAGTGTCAGGAGCCTTCCCTGGGCAG gCAAGTAATGGGGGCCAGAGCAGTGACTACTCCTCGTCTCTGCCGTCTACTCCGGTCATCAGTCACAAGGAGATTGGCGCGTCGGGGGCAGAAAAGTTGGGCAGCGCCACCCCAGGCACCCTCAGGAGTGGTCCACGCCGCCGCACAGCCAGATTCCCA GGTCGCCATGGAAGCGATGAGAGAAGGAGTGTTGATAGTAAATGTGATTTTGGCAGTGGAAGGGCAATCCCCATcaaacag AGTGTTCTCCTGAAGCGCAGCGGAAGCTCCATCAACAAGGAATGGAAGAAGAAGTACGTCACCCTGTCCAGTGATGGGGTGCTGTCCTACCACTCCAGTGTCAAT GAGTACATGCAGAACGTCCACGGGAAGGAGATGGACCTGCTGCGGGTGACGGTGAAGATTCCAGGGAAGCGTCCGCCTCGAGCCGTCTCGTCGGGGGGTCCCCCTGCTGGACAGAACGGCCTGGTCAAGGACACCCCAGGATCGGAGGGATCAggagcag CGCCTACATATCCCAGTGGCCTCCTGACCGTGGATGAGGGCGGGCTGACCCTGGGAAACAGGGGGGTGCAGCGCAACCCCTCCACACTCTCCAGTAAGGCTCAGAGTATGG ACTCTTCCGTAGAGGGCGTGTCCAGCCCCACCTCTGGCAAAGAGCCTGGCCCCTCCTCCCCAATGATTGACAGGAagaagacgaggaggaagaagagcatGAACCAGAAAGGGGAAGCAGCGTCCGGCCAAGCTGAAG ACGAGGACAACTTTGACTTCATGGTGGTGTCCAGCACGGGGCAGACGTGGCACTTCGAGGCCCCCAGTCTGGAGGAGCGCGACGCCTGGGTCCAGGCCATCGAGAGCCAGATCCTGGCCAGCCTGCAGTCGTGCGAGAGCAGCAGGAACAAG ACTCGGAGAAACAGCCAGAGTGAGGCGGTGGCGATTCAGGCCATCCGCAATGCCAAAGGCAACAGCTTCTGTGTTGACTGTGACGCACcca ACCCCACGTGGGCGAGCCTGAACCTGGGCGCCCTCATCTGCATCGAGTGCTCGGGCATCCACCGTAACCTGGGCACCCACCTGTCGCGCGTGCGCTCCCTGGACCTGGACGACTGGCCCCACGAGCTCACGCTGGTGCTCAGCGCCATCGGCAACCACCTGGCCAACAGCATCTGGGAGGCGTGCACGCAGGGCCGCCACAAGCCCACGCCGGACGCCACGCG AGAGGAGCGTGAGTCGTGGATACGGGCCAAATATGAGCTGCGTATGTTCGTGGCGCCACTGACCGGTGTCGCCGAGGGATTGGACGGCTCGTTGTCGGCCCGCCTCCTGCGGGCGGTGACGGACAGGGACCTGCCTCGCCTACTCCTGCTGCTCGCCCACAGCTCCAAGGAGGAGATCAACGCACCGAGCGCCGTGGTGATGCACCATAGCAACGGCAGCACCCAGCAGTCCCGCACCGCCCTCCACGCCGCGTGTCAGCTGGCCGACGTCGTCATGACGCAGCTACTCGTTTGG TATGGCAGTGACGTGAGGTGCCGTGATCCTCAGGGTCAGACGGCCCTGTGGTTGGCGCGTCGCGCCGGCAGCCAGGAGTGCGCGGACATCCTGCTGCAGTACGGCTGCCCCAACGAGAGCAGCGGCACGCCCTGCACCACCCCCACCGGCGCCTCCCTGGgctccccctgctcctcctctggcgCTCCCCTCCCCGGCGGCAGCGGCATGGGTGGAGGTGCGGGtggtgccggtgccggtgctggtgccacccccaccctctcgaGCAAAAccagcgccgccgccgctgccgccagCCTGAGTAGGAGCAGCTCCCGAAGGGCCGTGTCCTAA
- the LOC134092215 gene encoding G-protein coupled receptor 182-like, whose protein sequence is MFEFDSNDTIWDVFFHCSVELDYKARRIVLFFVYLVAFTVGLLVNSVVVWVNWQRRHSRSTDVFCTLNICISHLMVMTMMPIFLLEVMLDYVWVWGQFLCRFTTFIYEFNYYSTSFFLAYMSVERYLALARASGGTASARPPRQWGPAEKQRRLLICAGFWTFALLLTPLLVSNVQLVEYHSPGCYLAPEKDYVAWVVVITMTSMIFQFLIPGGIIITCNWLTVQTLKKSPELQTSYNLNTNMFHFYSVAFVVCWLPYHLVNLLIMVDDLNPLILNCDSTNSIYFSLNVLFSFTHLHYIANPVLYNFLSPSFRRSLWRAVARCVRKEATPIHVEDDVDGEGKYKPQNASVRKTSNASTSQSDMAS, encoded by the coding sequence ATGTTTGAGTTTGACAGCAATGACACTATTTGGGACGTCTTCTTCCACTGCTCGGTGGAGCTGGACTACAAGGCCCGGCGCATTGTCCTGTTCTTCGTCTACCTCGTCGCCTTCACGGTGGGCCTGCTGGTCAACAGCGTGGTGGTGTGGGTCAACTGGCAGAGGCGGCACTCGCGCAGCACCGACGTCTTCTGCACGCTCAACATCTGCATCTCGCACCTGATGGTGATGACCATGATGCCCATCTTCCTGCTGGAGGTCATGCTGGACTACGTGTGGGTGTGGGGCCAGTTCCTCTGCCGCTTCACCACCTTCATCTACGAGTTCAACTACTACAGCACCTCCTTCTTCCTGGCGTACATGTCGGTGGAGCGCTACCTGGCGCTCGCCCGGGCCAGCGGCGGCACGGCGTCGGCGAGGCCTCCGAGGCAGTGGGGCCCGGCGGAGAAGCAGCGTCGGCTGCTCATCTGCGCCGGGTTCTGGACCTTCGCCTTGCTGCTGACGCCGCTGCTGGTGTCCAACGTCCAGCTGGTAGAGTACCACTCGCCCGGCTGCTATCTCGCGCCCGAGAAGGACTACGTCGCCTGGGTGGTGGTCATCACCATGACCTCCATGATCTTCCAGTTTCTGATCCCCGGGGGTATCATCATCACCTGCAACTGGCTCACCGTGCAGACCCTGAAGAAGTCGCCGGAGCTTCAGACATCCTACAACCTCAACACAAACATGTTTCACTTCTACTCAGTCGCATTCGTTGTGTGCTGGCTACCATATCACCTGGTCAATCTTCTAATAATGGTGGACGACCTTAACCCACTTATACTAAACTGTGACTCCACAAACTCAATATACTTTTCCCTCAACGTGCTGTTTTCCTTCACCCACCTCCACTACATCGCCAACCCGGTCCTCTACAACTTCTTGAGCCCCAGCTTCCGTAGAAGCCTCTGGAGAGCGGTGGCTCGCTGCGTCAGAAAGGAGGCGACGCCGATCCATGTGGAGGACGATGTAGACGGCGAAGGAAAATACAAGCCTCAAAACGCTAGCGTGAGAAAGACGAGCAATGCTAGCACCAGTCAGTCAGACATGGCCTCCTAG